Part of the Vigna angularis cultivar LongXiaoDou No.4 chromosome 1, ASM1680809v1, whole genome shotgun sequence genome, TCTACCAAAGGAAAAGCCAGTGGAAGTCAAATGACATGCCTTCGTTTTATTAAGCCAAAGCAGTTATAgcaagaaaacaataaatagtTGCTCTGCCTACCAAAGATCCTCAAAGAGACAAACAATTACAACTCAAACGCTGCACTGCAGGACCAACAGCCAAACAACCAAAACTCATCATCAATTGAGAGCACCAACACCAGTCCCACTTTTGCGTGCAAGCTTTGTCCACTCGGTATGGAAAGCCCCAGGGCGATCAACCCTCTCATAGGTATGCGCCCCAAACAAGTCTCTCTGAGCCTGAACAAGGTTCGCCGGCAGCCTTGCCCTCCGATAGGTATCAAAGTAAGCAAGACTAGCACACATTCCCGGAGTACTAATCCCAGCCGAAACCGCCAACCCCACAACCCGCCTCCACGCAGCCTGCCTCTGCACCATTTCCCTAGCAAACTCCGGGTCAACTATCAAACTAGCCAAATTAGGGTTCCTCTGATAAGCCTTCTTGATCCTGTCCAAGAACACTGCCCTTATGATGCACCCTCCCTTCCAAATCCTAGCCAATTCCCCCAAATTCAAGTTCCACCCTTTCTGATTACTCTTGGCCCTCAATAAATTCATCCCCTGAGCATAGCTACAAATCTTTGAAGCATACAAAGCCTGTCTTACATCATCAATCAACCTCTTCTTATCCACCCCACTCACACCAGTCTTCCCCAATTCATCACTCATCCCCGCCTCCTGCAACACCTTCGCAGCACTCTCCCTCTCCTCCTTTAACCCACTCAAGTACCGGCAATCCAACGACGCCGCAATCGTGGGCGCTGCTATCGACAGCTCCGCTGCCTGCTGCACCGTCCATTTCCCCGTCCCCTTCATCCCTGTCTTATCCAAAATCTTATCCACCAAAAACCCTTCACCATCCTCATcctttactttaaaaatatccGCAGTGATTTCAATCAAGAAACTCTCAAGCTCCCCTCTGTTCCACTCTGCAAAGATATCCGCAAGCTCAGAATTCGACAGGCCACCAACGTGCTTCAACACGTCGTAAGCCTCCGAGATGAGTTGCATGTCTCCGTATTCGATTCCGTTGTGGACCATCTTCACGAAGTTCCCAGAACCCCCCTCGCCGATGTAGGTGACGCAGGGGCCGTCCTCAACCTGCGCAGCAACTTTGTGAAGGATGTCCTGGACGTTGGTGTACGCAGTGTGGGAACCACCGGGCATGAGGGAGGGGCCGTTGCGCGCGCCGTCTTCGCCGCCGGAGACACCCATGCCGAGGTAGAGGAGGCCTTTATCGGCGACGTTGTTGATGCGGCGTTCGGTGTTCTCATACCACTCGTTCCCGCCGTCAATGATGCAGTCGCCGGGCTCGAGGTGGTCGGAGAGAGCGGCGATGGTTTGGTCGACGGGGGCGCCGGCCTTGACGAGGATGATGACGGATCTGGGGCGCTGGATGGAGAGGACGAAGTCACGAGGGGTGTACTGACCCGTGAGCGGGAGGGAGCCCTCGTTGCGGGCCCGATCTACGGTCTCGTCGACTTTGGAGGCCGTACGGTTGTAGACGGAGATGGGGAAACCCTTCTCCGCTATGTTTAAGGCTAGGTTCTGGCCCATCACGGCCAGGCCCGCCAGGCCTATGCGTGACAGAGCTGCTGACTCCATTCGAAAGGAAGGGTTGGTGAGAGTGGTGATTTGAGATTTGTTAAGTGATATTGGAGTATCCAACTATGTCTGAGAAAGTGTCTTTGTAGTTGTAAATCTGGTGGCCTATGCTTctgttaattattaatttattatttaataaatatagattATCTAATTAGTAAATCAGGTTTTTTAGGGTGTTTAATTAAGCAAGAGGAGGAATGAGCGTGTTTTGCTTGGGTTGGTGAGATTGGCGGACTCGTCAAGGAAGTGAAAGGGCAGTGACTCAACCACCAACGAGGAGCTGCCTTAGACGACGTTGCTTCCAAGACGTATAGGAATTTCCTCCACGATCAAACGACATCGTTTTGTTGCGCCAGTCAAcccttatattttttatatctcaTGGTCAAACCTCTTTGGTGGCTACCTTTTTCTTAAACTACTCTTATGTTGACGTGTGTGAATTCATATTTATGTAACTACTCCTGAGATTATTAacaattgtaaaataaaaagttgcGCTTTCAATATATCAAACACTTATTTATCCTAATTTTtagaagatttaaaaaataaataaaaaactaaaatttaagaCATTTTATGAGagaatttcttataaaaaaaattgtctaaaCATATGTTAAATAAAGTCTTATAtgttcaaatttttaatataacaattCACTACTATTATCTTTTAAGAAGTTGAAACATGTTATTCTTATTACCATTTAAATGTCTCTACTCAAACagttaatgaaataaaacttTTGAACTTTGGATTGcattaataaaagttttatgTTTATGAGTGTAAATTAAACGGAAATAAGACTTTAATATTTAagtatgaaaattataaaataataccaCAAGGTTAAATGTAAGAGCGTATAAGTTGAAAATACTTCTTGGAAGATAtcattatatgattttttagtCATGTccagatataaaatataaataatgatgatataattatcttttaatattacataaaaataatgtatattagTATCTTAgctataaaattgatttagttgttagtaactaatttataatttttattagtatttcgAACGCAACCTCCaaacttaaaattcatataattgTTAAACGAATCTTTCTTTTTCGTTAtgataaatagaatttttattgAGTTCAAATTTTAGTTATCATATATTCATTTGGTCTATTTGTTTGAGTTTCATCTTTTGTATAATTAACTATTGTTTTAATTCGATTTTGAAATCAAATCAATAAGTTGATCGGATAATCAACTTTGTTTACATCCGAATGTATTTCAACACAACAATTTGATTACGTAAGTCTTATTATATAGGTTTTTCTAGTTGTTACTATTAtagttatataataattaaaaagaaatattttgattaatattatattaaagatGTTTTTGTATAGAATTTAGTTGTTctacaatatttaatatatctttGTTTTACTTTTCAAGATGTTCTTTTTTAATCCTGAGCAAGAAGATGGATACATGTAAATACTCTAACATTCAAATAAGTTAATGTGGTTAAGTTAATCCAATAACGGGAATAAATTTCAAGATATCTTTTACTTGAGAATGAATATCCTTTATATACTTCATTATTTTGAGTCCCTACTTGATTCGGTTGATCCTTTATATTAAacatgtatattattttatgaaggTTTAGATTCTTTAGTAAATGCAAATGAATGTTATATGAATTCATTACTACTTTGTTAGATTGAATATGATGTCAGTAATCTTGACCTTGTATGATCACTAGTCGCATGTAACCACCACTTTGGTCCTAGCCAAGAAGACATCAATCTTCATAATGCAACTTTGGTTTTGATCAAGATGACCTCGGTATTATACAATAGGTCCTTGCAAGACAACTCCAACTCCTTTCCAATTAGCATTTAAAGACTCATCAACAAAAATGGcctaaaaatgataattgttacaTGCAAGTGCAACTAACTCATCAATAAAATCAATAGGACATTGTGCTTTGATGGACCCTTTACCTTCACACTAATTCTGAAATTCAAACAATTTCATTGATCACCCTACCATTCGCCCTGCTAAATTTGGTCTCTACAAAATCTTATAAATAGGATAATCTAACCTAACAATGATTTCATGGCTTTGGAAGTTGTCAGAGCgacgcagcggaatggttaACGTGTTGAAGAAACCAAGAGGAAGTGAATTGATTTCTTATCTCAAAttgttcttttaataattttcttaggtaaatataaaaattccttaaaacaaagtaaagagtaaggaagagagaaaattgcacaataggcttttaactcagcaacaacaacaacacttaaTCACATTCcttgtgaaagttctcgctttatgccaacaacaacaacactcaatcacactttATGTGAAAGTtatcgctctatgccaacacgtcaagttctcaaagccaaagcacaagggttcaacaaaacctagaacacttatcaccctaaaacacttatcaccgcacaAGATTTTTCGAAATACAGTTATTTCATATTTGTGAAATCTAAtatatagagatctcactcaaggatacctccaaaaatctgttgtcaattaattaattaacgtgtgataatcaattatacaaTTATAGTAATTGATTAtccatttaatgaatgcacaacagtaaaaaaaaaacaattatgacaagtcataattgattattgataatcaattattataaattgataatcgattgattcaaaacaaattttaaagcaacacatagtataaaaaataaaccacACCCTATAcatcaatctactaaattataaaaactttaatataaaaacaaatcttTATGAAGACCCTCCTAAGCatttgagacttgactttgaaacatcatcaaaatttgtGCTCTTCATTTTTTTGGGCTATTGTTACTAGAGCAAGATCTGCCTTCTCTACCACTTGGTATTTTATCTCCATTTTTTTGAAGTACTCTTCTAATGAAATATACACGTTGTTCCTTATTGGTGCAAATCGAAACTTATGTTTTGTTGAACTTGATTATTCTAGGTTATACTCAGAAAAATAATTCCGATCATAACTTTTAATACAAACTCAAGTGATTAAACTCTTTATTTAAATGGATGTACATTTGGTACAAATCAAGACCTCT contains:
- the LOC108347492 gene encoding 6-phosphogluconate dehydrogenase, decarboxylating 3, chloroplastic, which gives rise to MESAALSRIGLAGLAVMGQNLALNIAEKGFPISVYNRTASKVDETVDRARNEGSLPLTGQYTPRDFVLSIQRPRSVIILVKAGAPVDQTIAALSDHLEPGDCIIDGGNEWYENTERRINNVADKGLLYLGMGVSGGEDGARNGPSLMPGGSHTAYTNVQDILHKVAAQVEDGPCVTYIGEGGSGNFVKMVHNGIEYGDMQLISEAYDVLKHVGGLSNSELADIFAEWNRGELESFLIEITADIFKVKDEDGEGFLVDKILDKTGMKGTGKWTVQQAAELSIAAPTIAASLDCRYLSGLKEERESAAKVLQEAGMSDELGKTGVSGVDKKRLIDDVRQALYASKICSYAQGMNLLRAKSNQKGWNLNLGELARIWKGGCIIRAVFLDRIKKAYQRNPNLASLIVDPEFAREMVQRQAAWRRVVGLAVSAGISTPGMCASLAYFDTYRRARLPANLVQAQRDLFGAHTYERVDRPGAFHTEWTKLARKSGTGVGALN